CACCCACACTCACCGTAGCCTGGGCGGGCGTAATGTCCAGGGTGGGGGCGGGTGCGGCGGCATTGATGGTGATGGCGGCGGTAGCGGTAAGGTCGCCTGCCCTTGCAGACAGAATAGCTGTGCTGGTGCCTCCGGTGCTGGGCGGAGTATAGCTGGTGTTGGCGCCCGTGGTGGTGGAGAGGCTGCCCGGCCCGACCAGTATCCAGCTAATGCTGGCGGTGGAGTTGGTCAAGGTGGCGCTAAAAGCAATGGCACCTCCACCTACCGTCACGGTAGCGGCGGTGGGGTTGACGCTAAGGGCAGGGGTGGGGGTGGGAGGGGGGTTGGCAGCCCTGGGGGTGGTCAGGATGTGGGTCCAAAAGGCCAGACCGGTGGTGTTGCCGCTCTCGTACTCGCCCCACAGGCCAGCACCCATTACGGTGAAAGTGGGGTTCATCATGTTGGCGCAGGCCACCGGATCGGCAGCCCAGACGCTGAAGGCCTCGTTGGGGTTGGCAGGCAGGCGGGTTCGGCCGCGGTGCTCGGCCACCGGGCCGGGGTCGAAGCCTCGAGCCCGCAGTCGGTCTGCGGTGCTGGCTCCCTGATGGCTGTCGCTGTTGGCCCGGCCCATGTCGATGCTGTGAAACCAGGCCGCATCGCCCACCGCCTCGACCCAGGTCAGGGCGGGGGCGGCGGGGAATTGCTGGGCCCCGCAGGCTCGAGCCTGGCTACGAAAGGCGTTGACCAGCCCCAGCACCTGGGCTTCTTCTGGATAGGGTACAAAGCGTGTGTTGTTTGGGTTGGGCGTACCCCCACACGCCGCAATTAGCAAAACCAGGATGGCCCATAAACTGTAGCGCTTGAATTGTTTCATAATGCTTCCTTGGCAAGTGCGCAATTCAATAACCCTGCTGCTTGTTCTATCTCAGTACGATGCAGGTGCGGTATGGATAGCTCCGAACGGATGCCAGCACAGATACAATCACCCTGTTTATCCCTCCTCGTGTTTGATAGGAAGAGTATGCCCTACTCCCGTCGCACCAGCGTCGTGTGTGAAAAAATACACATAAGATCCCCGAGAGGCATATAACGGCGGCGCGTTTGCAGAGCGCCGATGAGAAAAAACGCCGTTACCTGCGAGGTTTTTCTACAATGCTGGAAAGCAGCAGGGCCCCAATTCCAAAAACGGCCGCCTGGGCAATCCAGCCCAGGGCATAGTTGTTGCTGAAATCAACCAGCAGGCCAAACAAGGGGGGGGCCGAGGCGATGCCGATGGAGGTAAATACCAGCCCAAACCCCACCACCCGGCCTTCCCAGCCAGGCGGAGATAGTTCGGTGAGAAGCGAAAAATGTAGGCCTTGCCAGCCCAGGGCGGTGGCTCCATACAGCACCACAATGAGGGTTTTGAACAGTAGGGGTGTGCCGGGGGGGAGCCAGGCCAGTACCAGCGCGCTCAGCCCGGCCAGCCCCACCATCGTTACCAGCAAGGGCTTGCGCCGACCCCCCATTTTGTCGGAAAGCCATGACCAGAGCACCCGACTGAAAGCACCGGTAAACTGGGCTGCGGTGAGCAGGGCGGCGCCGGTGAGTTCGGGAATCCCATAGCGTTCTTTGAGAAACAAAATCAGGTAGGTAATCATCACAAACTGCCCGGTGGGCAGGGTCATGCCGGCGGTAGCTGCCAGCAGGATGTTGCGCTCGCGCAGTACCTGGGTTAGCCCAGGAAGAGCGCCTTTGGGTGGGGTTTTGCGGGGCAGGCTTTCGTGGTAGAGGCGGGCTGCGACCAGGGCCGCCGCAATGGCAATGAGGGCTGCCACTACCGAGGCCCAGCGCCAGCTGGTGAAGTAGGCCACGGCAGGGAGAATGGCCGCGGCCAGCGCTCCCCCCAGGGGCACGGCCATCTGACGTAACCCGATGACCAGGCCGCGCCGCTCCGGCGGAAACGACTGGGCCACCGCTTGAGCCCCGGCTGGGGTAGCCGAAGCCACCACCAGCCCCACCAAAAACAAAAGTGGAACCAGCACCCACTGGGATTGTGCCAGCACCGCAATAGCAACGGCCACTCCGGCGCCTGCCAGGGTTCCGGAAATCATTACCGTGCGGCTGCCCAGCTTATCGGTGAGCCAGCCCGA
This Meiothermus cerbereus DSM 11376 DNA region includes the following protein-coding sequences:
- a CDS encoding MFS transporter; this encodes MSPRAVLIAAMTAGTAVSLIGQAYPTLAPYIRADLGLSLAAVGLLNTFVYVGTMLGSLPSGWLTDKLGSRTVMISGTLAGAGVAVAIAVLAQSQWVLVPLLFLVGLVVASATPAGAQAVAQSFPPERRGLVIGLRQMAVPLGGALAAAILPAVAYFTSWRWASVVAALIAIAAALVAARLYHESLPRKTPPKGALPGLTQVLRERNILLAATAGMTLPTGQFVMITYLILFLKERYGIPELTGAALLTAAQFTGAFSRVLWSWLSDKMGGRRKPLLVTMVGLAGLSALVLAWLPPGTPLLFKTLIVVLYGATALGWQGLHFSLLTELSPPGWEGRVVGFGLVFTSIGIASAPPLFGLLVDFSNNYALGWIAQAAVFGIGALLLSSIVEKPRR